The Blautia pseudococcoides genome segment TCTCTCGCATATACGTTCACTCTCCTGTCTTTCTTCAGACAGGCATCCTGTACGGCAATACTGCTGTACAGAACACCAAATCTTTATCAACCATAGCTGCTGTGCAGATCCACATTTCCCGCTCTGGAGTATACACTCCATATCCAGCAGGATAATGGAATTTGAACGGCTGCTGTTTATCTCTCATGACGGGCATACTTGGGAAGCAGTAACGGAGATACGTCATCGGAAGCTATGCCTGCTTTTTTCAGTTCCTCTGCATATTGTTCAATATGTTCCAGTGTCATGGAACCCATTTCTGTCTCTTTTGCTTTGGCTGCCGCAGCCTTGCCCGCATTGCGGCCAAATACAATGATATCCAGAAGAGAGTTGCCCATAAGACGGTTTCTTCCGTGGATCCCACCAACAGCCTCACCTGCTACCAGGAGATTGTCAATGGCTTTTGTATAGCCGTCCCCGCCGATTTCCAGACCACCGTTCTGATAATGGAGTGTAGGATATACAAGAATCGGCTGTTTTCTCATATCAATGTCATAGTTCATGTACATACGAAGCATGGCAGGGATACGTTTTTCAATGGTCCCCTCTCCGCCGATCCTTTCGATCATGGGAGTATCCAGCCATACACCGCTGCCGAGAGGCGTTGCCACACCTTTTCCCCTGTCGCTGCACTCACGGATAATGCAAGCCGCTGCCACGTCACGTGTCTCCAGAGGATGCATGAAAGCTTCACCTTCAATGTTTACCAGCATAGCTCCCAGAGAACGAACCTTCTCTGTGACCAGGGCACCGAAAATCTGTGCCGGGTAGGCAACACCTGTCGGGTGATACTGAATAGTATCCTGGTATAAGAGCGGAGCGCCTGCGCGGTATCCTAGAACCAGTCCGTCCGCGGTTGCGCCGTAGTGGTTGGAAGTTGGGAAGTCCTGGTAATGAAGACGTCCTGCACCCCCTGTGGCAATGATGACTGTCTTTGCTTTTGCCACCAGGTAGTCATCGGTCTCCATATTCTGGAGAACAGCACCTGCAACCTGTCCCTTGTCATCCTTGATCAGTTCCACTGCGGAAGTAAACTCTACAACAGGGATCTGACGGTTTAAAACCTCATCCCGCAGAGTACGCATGATCTCCGCACCGGAGTAGTCCTTGCAGGCATGCATTCTCTTTCTGGAAGTTCCGCCGCCGTGGGTGGTGACCATATTTCCCTCTGCATCCTTGTCAAACATAACGCCCAGTTTGTTCAGCCACTGGATCGCGTCCGGAGCCTCCATGACCAGCCTTTTCAGCAGTTCCGGCCTGGCTGCAAAATGTCCGCCGCCGAAAGCGTCCAGATAGTGCTGGACCGGGGAGTCATTTTCCTTATCTGCTGCCTGGATCCCCCCTTCTGCCATCATGGTGTTGGCATCCCCGATGCGCAGTTTTGTGACGATCATAACATCAGCGCCTGCTTCATGGGCTTCGATGGCTGCAGAAGAACCTGCTCCGCCGCCGCCGATCACCAGCACGTCCACGTCATAATCCACCTTGTCCAAATCTATATCCACCTTTAACAGACGGCTGTTGGAGTGGAGTAAATGTCCCAGCTCGGTGGGCGCTTTCTGCCCCTTGTTGGGACCGATTTTGATCTCAGTAAAACCGTCCTTTTTGTAGTCCGGATGATAAGCCTTTAAGAGGGCATCCTTTTCATCAGCAGTCATACGTCTGGGTTCCATGCCCATACGCTCGTCTCTGGTAGCTTCCACCTTTTTAATGGACGCAAGCATTTCTGGTGTAAACATGGCTATCCTCCTTATTTCTCAATCTCTCTGGTATTGTAAAGTTCCTGCATTTCCGTGATCGGCTTCTGCATAACCTGCTCAATCAGCTCATCATAAGCACCCTGGTGGATCTCCTCCACACGGTTTTCCAGATGTTTTGTCTCAGGTGCAATATATTTTCCTGTGAGACGTCTTGCAAGAAGGCCTACCATAGGGTGAGAAATCCCGGCAGGACATCTGACGGAACAGCAGCCGCAGCTTACACAGTCAAAGGATTCCTCTGCGCACTTCTCAAATTCTCCTCTCTGCGCATAAGCGATATACTGCATAACGTTCAAATCCTGTGTACAGGCTTTTGTACAGGCATTACATCCGATACAGCTGTAGATTTCCGGATACAGCTCCATCATGATCTGCTGAGTCGGCTTAATTTCCTCTATATCATAAGTTCTCTTGTCTGTAGGGAAGAAAGGAATACTTGCCACATACATGCCCTCCTCCACCTGTGTCTGACAGGCAAGACATGTCTTCAGCTCATTTTTTCCTTTGATCCTGTATATTGTAGCACATGCTCCGCAGAAGCCATGACGGCAGCCGCACCCTCTTTTCAGGGTATATCCGGCATATTCCATGGCTGTCATGATCGTCAGATCCGCAGGCACACTGTATTTCTTACCGAAGAAAAATACATTAACCATCTTTTCCATAATAGGTACCAATCCTTTCATCAACTTCATCTTTACCCCGCAGTGTCAACTTCGATTCCGCTTTGCTTTATCTCAGTTGAGGGCGTTCGCCCTATGCCAAAAAGACCAAACCGGTCCGCTTATGTGCAAGCACAACACAGATTGTCTGTTCTTCTTGGTACACTGCCCATTGCCTGTCAATACTCGTTAGGTAATTCGTCAATCTCGTCGCAGCGGAATACCGGACCGTCTTTGCACACGTATTTGGAGCCGATGTTGCAGCGGCCGCATTTGCCTACACCGCATTTCATACGGAGTTCCAGAGTTGTGTAGACCTGCTCTTTAGAGAATCCCATTTCCTGGAGGGCTGCCAGCACGAACTTGATCATGATGGGCGGTCCGCAGACAAGGGCTGTCTTGTCTGTGGTGAATCCCACCTCTTTTAAGTAGTTGGGTACAAATCCCACATGGCCGTCCCAGCCTTCCTGTTCCCGGTCAATGGTCAGATATACGTTCACACCCTCTGTCTTCATCCAGACCTCCCGGATCTCTTTTAACTGGACCAGATCGTCCGCAGAACGGGAACCATAGAGAATATCCACGGTTCCGTAGTTCTCTCTGTTATCCAGCACATAGTTGATAACAGAGCGAAGAGGTGCAAGACCGATACCGCCTGCGATAAACAGCAGGTTCTGGCCTTTTAACCCGGTCTCTACCGGGAAATAGTTACCGTAAGGACCTCTCACCGTAATCTCGTCGCCAACCTGGAGGCTGTGAAGATAATCTGTGAGGATACCGCATTTCTTGATGCTGAATTCCTGAAATTCTTTATTTGTGGGTGAGGAAGTAATGGAAAACATACCTTCACTGATGCCCGGTGCACACACCATGGCACACTGTCCGGGCATATGCTCAAAAAGCTTTCCGCCCTCCGGCGCATTCACCCGGAAGGTCTTTACATCCGGTGTCTCCTGGCGGATATCTGTGATGACTCCCACCTGAGGGATCAGGGTATCCAGCGTATAATTTTTATGACAGGTACATTCGCTCATTATTTGTCACCTCCCTGTTTCTGAAAGGATTTGATAACTTTCACAATATTTAAGGAAGCCGGGCATTTTTCCACACATCTGCCGCAGCCTACACAGGAATACATCCCGTCATTGTTTGCCGGGAAATATACCAGTTTATGCATAAATCTCTGGCGGAAACGCTGCATCTGGCTTGTTCGGTTGTTTCCGTGAGCCATCATGGTGAAATCCGAGTACATGCAGGAATCCCAGCAGCGGTATCTCTTGATCCCATGTCCTGTATCATAATCCTTGATGTCATAGCACTGGCAGGTTGGACATACAAAGGTACAGGTACCGCACGCCAGACAAGGCTTGTACAGTTCTTCCCAGAGTTCGGAATTGAATTTTTCATTTAATGCATCCCCGTTCCATCCTTCCAGGGAAAGATTGGAATAGGGGAGTTTTTCCACAATGGCGCGGATGGAAGCTTTCTCTTCCTCCACTTTCTTTTCCGCATCAGCATCGGCCTCTGTCAGAAGGTTCTCCACAGATTTCGTGAGGGCTTCCCCCTTCTCTGTAAAAGGTTTCCAGTAAAGCGCATCTCCCGCCATCCATACAGCCACATCCGCCACAGGCTCCGCGCAGTCCACACCAAACACCTTGCAGAAGCAGGTTTCCTCCGGCTCATGACACGCCATAGCTACGATGGTGCCATGCTCACGTCTTGCCGCATAAAATGAGTCCACCGGGTCAGCTAAAAATACCTTATCTAAAACCTCCACACCCTTCACGTCACAGGCTTTCATTCCAAATACCACGAAATCCTGCTCTTTCAGTGCTTCCGGTTCAATGGCCAGTTTTTTTCCGTCTTTTTTGCAGGTATACAGGTCCTCACTCTGAGGAAAAAATGCGTCTTTGGGGGATTTCACTGTTTTCAGCGTATCCAAATCCACCTCCCCGTCCTCACTCCATGCCCTGAAGTTCACCTGTCCGCTCACCTTTACCGGGACATATAATTCCTGGGCACCGGCAATCAACTGGAATAATGCCGCCAGATTTTCTTTTGCTGTCTTATACATACATTATCCCCTTTCTGCCACAATGTCTGGCTCTACGTCATCAAATGTAAAGTTTGTCAGCGGCCCTTTAGAATCTGTATCTTCGCCGGCCTGATATTCTCCGTAGAATTCATCAATATCCTTGATAAATTTCCGGTTAAACAGATGGAGCGGAATTCCCTGAGGACATACACGGCTGCATTCTCCGCAGTCTGTGCAGCGTCCTGCCACATGGAACGCGCGGATGATATGGAACATCTTCTCCTCAAAGGAATCCACATTGGCCTTCTGGGAGCTGTCAAACTTGTTGCTGTCAAATACACATTTTCTGCAGCTGCATGCAGGACATACGTTTCTGCAGGCATTGCAGCGTATACATTTGCTTAACTCTTTCTGGAAAAAAGCGAATTTCTCCTCCGGGCTCATAGCCTCAATGGCGGCAACACCGTCAAAACGCTCTGCGTCCTTTGTCTCTTTGGATTCTCCGATCAATTCATCATAAATCTTATGCTCTTTGCCTTTGCACACATGGCATCTCTCCAGCATGGCATCTGCATAGGAACATGTTTTCTCTCCGTAGAGGGTCCGGATCGTAAGTATGTCTGCTTCGTCTGTGATCTTGGCCCCGGAAATACTTTCGATCCCCTTGATCCCCATGCTCCTGATCTTTTCAATATCCAGCTTGCCTTTGCAGCCAACGCCCATAATATAGGCTTTTTCCCTGTCTACCCTATGCTCCTTGATAAGCTGGTTAAAGCTGTACGTGTCACAGGGTTTCAGGCAGACTAAAGTTTTACCCTCCAGTTTGGAGGCCTCTATCATATATTTGCTTAAATTGGCTCCGCAGAATCCGTTGTACACGAAATTCTCCAGGTCTTCTTCTTTTTCAAAATAAGCCGGTTCCGGATCATAAGGCAGGTCTCCCGCTTTCCAGCCGAGGACACGGGCCACGGTACCGTCCGCTAACAGCTCTTTTGCACGGTTTATCAGCTCCTGCATCTCAAATCCTCCAATCTTACATTCCTGCCCAGAGAGCGGACTTTTTCCACAAACTCGTTCATGGTGGTGGAGAATTTTACACCCTCCGCTGCGGACACCCATTCCACACGGGTACGTCCGTTTTCCACACCGATATAATCCAGCATGGAGAATAAAAGTGTCATACGCCTTCTGGCATAGTAGTTTCCTGTACTGTAGTGACAGTCTCCCGGATGACATCCGCAGAGGATCACCCCGTCTGCACCTTTCTCAAATGCCCGCAGAATAAACATGGGATTTACACGGCAGGAACATGGCACGCGGATGATCTTAACATCTGCAGGGTAGGCCAGACGGCTGCTGCCGGCCAGGTCCGCGCCTGCATAACTGCACCAGTTACAGCAGAATGCCACAATTTTAGGTCTGAATTCTTCTTTTGCTTCTATCGACATATTGCATCCACCTCCGCTATGATCTGTCTGTTGGAGAATCCCTGTAAGTCCATGGCTCCTGATGGGCAGGCAACTGTGCAGGCTCCGCATCCCTGACACAGTGCATTGTTCACGACTGCAATGCGGCGTGTCTCGCGGATACCGTGGTCATTCACCTCTTTCTCCTCATAGGTGATGGCACCGTAAGGACACACATTTGCACAGGTGGAACATCCGTTGCAGAGAAGTTCATCGGATTTGGCTGTACATGGGTTGGTCATCAGTTTATCTTTTGCAAGGAGTCCAATAGCTTTCACCGCTGCAGCACCTGCCTGTGAAACGGTCTCCGGAATATCCTTTGGTCCCTGGCATACGCCTGACAGGAAAATACCTGCCGTGGGGGATTCCACCGGACGGAGCTTGGGATGAGCTTCTGTCAGGAAGTTATTGGTGTCAATGCTGGCTGTGAGCATAGTCGCAATTTTCCTTACAGACGGATCCGGCTCAATGGCTGTAGCCAGGACCACCATATCTGCTTCCATGAGGATCTGCTTGTTATCAATGAGGTCAACGCCCTGTACGAGTAACTGTCCGTTTGGCTGGGGAGCGACTTTACCCACCTGGCCTTTGATGTAGTTCACACCGTATTCCTCCACGGCTCTTCTGTAGAACTCATCAAAGTTTTTACCCGGGGTTCGGACATCAATATAAAATACAGACACGTTCACATCCGGATACTTGTCGCGGATCAGCATGGCATGTTTTGCTGTATACATACAGCAGATCTTAGAACAGTAGCTCTTTCCCCGCTTGTCTGCGCAGCGGCTGCCCACACATTGGATGAACACCATATTCTTGGGGGCTTTTCCGTCAGACATACGCTCCAGATGGCCTTTGGTCGGTCCTGCTGCGTTCATGATACGCTCCAGCTCCAGGGATGTGATAACGTCCTTGCTCTGGTTGTATGCATACTCATCGTAATTGTCCAGTTTGATGGTATCAAAACCGGTGGCAACTACAATGGCACCGTACTTCTCTGTAACAATCTCATCCTTCTGCTCATAATCAATGGCACCTGCCTGGCATACCTTGGCACAGACACCACATTTTCCTGTTTTGAACTTGATACAGTTCTCCCGGTCGATCACCGGAACATTGGGGATAGCCTGGGCAAATGGTGTGTAGATGGCGCTTCTTGTGTTAAGCCCTCTGTTAAATTCATTTGAATTTTTCTTGGAAGGACATTTCTCCTGGCAGACACCGCAGCCTGTACACTTATCCATATCTACGCTTCTGGCTTTCTTGCGGATAACCACAGCAAAATCACCCACAAAACCTGAAACCTTTTCCACTTCACTGTATGTATAAATGTTGATCTTCTCATGGGCAGATGCTTCCACCATCTTTGGTGTCAGGATACATGCGGAACAGTCAAGGGTGGGGAATGTCTTGTCAAGCTGTGACATCCTTCCTCCGATACTTGGGGTCTTCTCCACAATATCCACTTCATATCCGGCCTCTGCAATATCCAGCGCCGTCTGGATACCTGCAATACCCCCGCCGATCACCAGTGCACGTTTGGTCACAAGGCTCTCTCCCGGCTTCAGGGATGCATTTAAGTTTACTTTGGCGATTGCCGCTCTCGCAAGGATGACCGCCTTCTTGGTGGCCTCCCCCATGTCTTTATGGATCCAGGAACAATGTTCACGGATATTGGCAACCTCCACCATGTATGGATTCAGGCCGGCTCTCTCCGCTGCTTTCCGGAAAGTGGTCTCATGCATACGCGGTGAACAGGAACATACTACAAGTCCTGTAAGCTTCTCATTTTTTATGGCCTCTGCGATCTTGGACTGTCCCGCCTCGGAACACATATACTGATAGTCTTCCGCATGGACAACTCCCGGCTCCATTTTAGCCATTTCCACTACTTTTTTAACATCTACCGTGGCGGCAATGTTGCTGCCGCAATGACAGACGAATACACCTATTCTCTGCACTTAACCTCACCTCCTGTATCTTCTGCTTGCACTGACTAAAAGCTGCTGGGGAAGTTCCGGGTCCAAAAGCTCAGGGATCTCGTCAGCCGTCAGATAATCCCCGCCCTTTTCACGGACAACCAGCTGTCTTGCCGCGTCAATAAGTTTACCAGGCTTCACGTCCCTTGGGCAGCGCTCCACACACGCAAAACAGGAAAGGCATTTCCAGAGGGATTTTGCATTTACCAGAGACTCAATGTCTTCATTCTGCACGTAAGATACAAACTGATGAGGTTTGATATCCATTTCATTGTAGGATGGACAAGACGCAGAACACTTGCCGCATTTCATACATTTCAGCGGATTGACGCCGCTGATCTCCTTTATCATTTCAGCCTGTTTCTTTGGAGTATTCATGCTTTTGCCACCTCCTCTTTCACACCCAGAGCTTCTGCCAGGAGCTCTGTAAAATAAAATACAGGAAGTTTGCTGCTGTTTGTGCTCTTATTCAAGTTATACCGGCATAATGGACAGGCGGTGATCAGCATATCTGCTCCAAAACCGGATGCGCTTTCCATGATCTTGTCAGACATGGTTTTTGACATCTCTTTTTCTTTCAGGGATATGTATCCGCCGCAGCACTCATTTCTGTATGGATAGATCACCGGTTCTGCTCCAATGGCCCGGATGAAATCCTCAATGATGGCAGGATTCTCCGGATCATCAAATTCCAGAAGCCTGCTAGGACGAAGGAGCAGACATCCGTAATAAGCCCCTATCTTTTTCCCGGTAAGCGGAGCGGTTACTTTCTCCTTTAACGTGTCGAAACCTATGCGGTCACGGAGTACCTCCAGAAAATGGATCACTGTCGTCTCACCTGCATAGGGTTCCTCAAGCTGCATATAATTATTGGCTCTGGTGCGGATGTCATCTACATTCTTCATATCATGGTTGACACGTTTGATCACATGATGACAGGCAGAACAGAGTGTTACCAGATCCTGGCCTTTTTCTTTGGCCTCGTTGAGAGCACGGACGGAAGAAAGTTTTGTGGCGATCTCATCAGTACCCAGCGGATAAACGCCGCCGCAGCACTGCCAGTTTTCAATTTCTTCCAGTTCAAATCCCAGTGCCCTTGCAGAAGCTCTGGCATAAGCATCCAGTTCCACTGCTTTTGTCTTCAGGGTACACCCCGGATAATAACTGTACTTCATAGTTCCTCCTAATAATCCCGGAAACGGAACAGTACCCTCATAGCTGCTGCTTGGCGGGCCAGAGGATACTGAACAGTTTTCCTGTTTCTACAGTTCTATCTGTTTGATAACTTCTTTCAGTGCGTTGGCACTTGCCTGAAGTTTTGCAATCTCTTCTTTATTCATGCGCATCGGCACTTTACCCTGGATACCATTGGGCCCAACCAAAGTCAGTGTGCTCACGCAGACATCCTCAATGCCGTATTCACCGTGCATCATAGAGGAAACGGTTGCGATGGAGTCAGAAGATGCCAGCAGGATTCCGCACAGCTTACATACTGCTGCAGATACTGCGTAGAAGGTAGCTCCTTTGTTTGCAATTACCTTGCCGCCGGACTTCTGAACATAAGTCAGCATTTCTTCCTTGTCAAGCTCTTCTACATCCTTGCCAAGGTTCTTAGCCAGCTCGTAATACTCATCAAGGCTTACACCTGATATATATGCGCCTGTCCAGGGAATGAAGGAAGTGTCACCGTGCTCACCAAATACATAAGCGTGGATATTCTTCTGAGCAACTTTAAAGTGTTCAGAGAGTCCGCAGCGGAGACGCGCAGTATCCAGAATTGTTCCGGAACCGATAATCTGATTCTCCGGCAGTCCTGAAATCTTTGTAAACACATAAGTCATAATGTCAACAGGATTGCTTACGATGATGTATAGAGCATTCGGTGCAGCTTTTACGATTTCCGGTGTGATGCTCTTTAAAATATTTACATTGGTCTGTGTCAGCTCAATTCTTGTCTGACCCGGTTTGCGGGCAATTCCTGATGTGATAATTACGATATCGGAATCCTTAGCATCCCCGTATTCGCCTGCAACAATATTAATGGGATCGCGGAAACAGGTTCCCTGCGCAATATCCATTACTTCCCCTGCAACTTTTTCCTTGTTGATATCAATCAATACAATCTCTGATGCGATATCCCCGTTTGATAATGTGTAAGCAATCGTTGAGCCAACGCTTCCGGCTCCGATGACAGTAATTTTACTACTCATGCTTGCTCCTTTCCCCTTCCATATGGGCTGTTGTTATTGTCTTTTTTTTAACAAATAAAGTTCAAAAAAATATGAAATTACAAATTCCGTCTTACTGAATATAGGATTCCGTTAAAGAATCTTTACTCAATTGCCCCAGATTCTAGGGGTTTGGTGTTGAATTTGATTTCGTGCTACTGATTTAGAATATCATATTGATAAGAAATTAACAACAACTTTTTAACGATTTTTTGTATTTTTTTGTCTTGTCTACCACGTTAATTTGTGAAATTATTTTTCAAACAATTTCTGGCCTGCCGCGTGCCATACAAATAGGGAAACTTCTTGATTTTTATGTATTTTTCTGCGTGCAATTTGTTTTTAGACCTTTTTTATCCATTATTTAATGGCTTTTTTTCGGGACTTTTATGTCTTATTTTATGTATGTATACAAAAAACACAAACTTTTTTTCTTTATTTTACACGCATTCTGAAGGTGTGCTTTCAAGTACAGCGCATATAAAAAATAAGGATTGCCCCAGTTGGCTCATACATTTATGAACCCACAGAGCAACCCTTTATATTATATCAAACGTGTTAGTTAAATAACCCTTCTATAATTCCCACAATAAAACCGTGATCCATTTTCATTGTACTAATCCTGAAGAATAGGAAATTCCACCGTGACCACAAACAGATCCGCATCCACTTCTATTCCGAAAACACCTCCGCATGCCTCCGTAAAACTTCTGGCAATGGAAAGTCCCAACCCGCTTCCGCCGTCGGTACGGCTCTCGTCTCCGCGGACAAAACGTTCTGTAAAGTCAATCTCAGAAGGAATCTCGTCCTGGGAGATATTTTTAACAGTGGTTTTAGCTGTTTTGCTGTCTGTTTTCAGTGTAATGAACACACGGGAACCGGTCAGTGAATACTTCAGGGCATTCTGCAGCAGGTTCTGGAACACTCGGTACAGACGGCTGCCATCCGCATGGATCATCACCGCATCCGCAGGGATCTGTGCCTTGACTGTCACGGAGCTCTCTTCAATCTGTTCTTCCATGTCAGCCAGGGTCTGACGGAGCAGTTTGCCCAGATCCAGGTCCTCCAGATCTACAGGAAGCTGCCTGGATGCCGCTTTACTGATTTCAAAAACATCCTGCACCATAGATTTCAGCCGCTGGGACTTAATGTCCAGAATGCGTATATAATCCTTAACATCCTCCGGAAGATTTTCTTCCTGCTTCATAAGATCCACGTAGCTGATAATGGAGGTCAGGGGCGTCTTAATATCATGCGATACATTGGACACCAGCTCAACCTTCATGCGCTCACTTTTCATTCTTTCCGACAGTGCCGTATCCATACCGCTCTGAATGTCATTTAACTGCTGCACAGCGTCATACAGGTCAGAATCTTCCGGCACTTTCAGTTTGTCTGTCATGTTGCCATCGTGAACTTTTGTTATCTGATCAACCAACCGGCCAATCTCACTTGCAAACACCTGGTTATGGGACGCATACTGTTTCATCATCCCCACCAGAAGTACAATGACAAGGACTACCAAAGCCACAAGCAGCAATACAACTCCAAAACTCCCGCCATCATCATACAGGTAATACCCTATCATAAAACAAGCAAGAGCTGCAATGACGGATAAGATAATTCCGGTTATCATCACCGGGGAAAATTTACGGACCATTTTTTTTTGAAAAGGATATTCCATATTTCTGGTCTGAAGAAGTTTTTGTATATCTTTGACCAGCGATTTCCTTGGTTTCTTATTGTTGTATCTGTAATCATTCACAAACAGATACAAGGTCCAGAAAAACACCAGCACCAAAATAGGATTTGCAAACAGGGAACACATCATCGGATATAAAACTTCTGCCGCATACTCATAATAGCCCCATCCATAATAAATATCTATATAGTTATTAAGCCCTGCAATGCCCCCTGCAATCACCAGAATGACCAGCCCGGCTTTACATTCCATCCAGACCTTGCCTGTACAAACCGCTATGGCCCTGTCACCATCTTTTTTATACTTTCTCAAAACCAGGTAAATCCCCAGCAGTATGAGACCAACGATAACTTTTACAATTTGGGCTATATAGGCGTTTTTGGCATGTTTCAGATTTCTGACCGTATCATAAAGGCTGCTTGTTCCATAATAACTGCCCGAGCCGCCGGAATAGTTTCCCTGCACATAGTTTACCGGTGTTTTTCTGACTGCCATGCGTACTTCGGCCTTCTTCGTTTTATCATCTACCGTATAGTTCTTGTACCCAGGGATCTGCCACTTGCTGTCATCCCGGTATAGATTATCCCCATACACATCCACAGCTTTTTGGTCTTTAAATACAGATGCTTTTCCATCTGCAAAGGACAGATAAAAGTTATAATCAGAAGGCAGTTTT includes the following:
- a CDS encoding FAD-dependent oxidoreductase, which gives rise to MFTPEMLASIKKVEATRDERMGMEPRRMTADEKDALLKAYHPDYKKDGFTEIKIGPNKGQKAPTELGHLLHSNSRLLKVDIDLDKVDYDVDVLVIGGGGAGSSAAIEAHEAGADVMIVTKLRIGDANTMMAEGGIQAADKENDSPVQHYLDAFGGGHFAARPELLKRLVMEAPDAIQWLNKLGVMFDKDAEGNMVTTHGGGTSRKRMHACKDYSGAEIMRTLRDEVLNRQIPVVEFTSAVELIKDDKGQVAGAVLQNMETDDYLVAKAKTVIIATGGAGRLHYQDFPTSNHYGATADGLVLGYRAGAPLLYQDTIQYHPTGVAYPAQIFGALVTEKVRSLGAMLVNIEGEAFMHPLETRDVAAACIIRECSDRGKGVATPLGSGVWLDTPMIERIGGEGTIEKRIPAMLRMYMNYDIDMRKQPILVYPTLHYQNGGLEIGGDGYTKAIDNLLVAGEAVGGIHGRNRLMGNSLLDIIVFGRNAGKAAAAKAKETEMGSMTLEHIEQYAEELKKAGIASDDVSPLLLPKYARHER
- a CDS encoding 4Fe-4S dicluster domain-containing protein: MEKMVNVFFFGKKYSVPADLTIMTAMEYAGYTLKRGCGCRHGFCGACATIYRIKGKNELKTCLACQTQVEEGMYVASIPFFPTDKRTYDIEEIKPTQQIMMELYPEIYSCIGCNACTKACTQDLNVMQYIAYAQRGEFEKCAEESFDCVSCGCCSVRCPAGISHPMVGLLARRLTGKYIAPETKHLENRVEEIHQGAYDELIEQVMQKPITEMQELYNTREIEK
- a CDS encoding FAD/NAD(P)-binding protein, giving the protein MSECTCHKNYTLDTLIPQVGVITDIRQETPDVKTFRVNAPEGGKLFEHMPGQCAMVCAPGISEGMFSITSSPTNKEFQEFSIKKCGILTDYLHSLQVGDEITVRGPYGNYFPVETGLKGQNLLFIAGGIGLAPLRSVINYVLDNRENYGTVDILYGSRSADDLVQLKEIREVWMKTEGVNVYLTIDREQEGWDGHVGFVPNYLKEVGFTTDKTALVCGPPIMIKFVLAALQEMGFSKEQVYTTLELRMKCGVGKCGRCNIGSKYVCKDGPVFRCDEIDELPNEY
- a CDS encoding 4Fe-4S dicluster domain-containing protein — protein: MYKTAKENLAALFQLIAGAQELYVPVKVSGQVNFRAWSEDGEVDLDTLKTVKSPKDAFFPQSEDLYTCKKDGKKLAIEPEALKEQDFVVFGMKACDVKGVEVLDKVFLADPVDSFYAARREHGTIVAMACHEPEETCFCKVFGVDCAEPVADVAVWMAGDALYWKPFTEKGEALTKSVENLLTEADADAEKKVEEEKASIRAIVEKLPYSNLSLEGWNGDALNEKFNSELWEELYKPCLACGTCTFVCPTCQCYDIKDYDTGHGIKRYRCWDSCMYSDFTMMAHGNNRTSQMQRFRQRFMHKLVYFPANNDGMYSCVGCGRCVEKCPASLNIVKVIKSFQKQGGDK
- a CDS encoding 4Fe-4S dicluster domain-containing protein is translated as MQELINRAKELLADGTVARVLGWKAGDLPYDPEPAYFEKEEDLENFVYNGFCGANLSKYMIEASKLEGKTLVCLKPCDTYSFNQLIKEHRVDREKAYIMGVGCKGKLDIEKIRSMGIKGIESISGAKITDEADILTIRTLYGEKTCSYADAMLERCHVCKGKEHKIYDELIGESKETKDAERFDGVAAIEAMSPEEKFAFFQKELSKCIRCNACRNVCPACSCRKCVFDSNKFDSSQKANVDSFEEKMFHIIRAFHVAGRCTDCGECSRVCPQGIPLHLFNRKFIKDIDEFYGEYQAGEDTDSKGPLTNFTFDDVEPDIVAERG
- a CDS encoding hydrogenase iron-sulfur subunit — translated: MSIEAKEEFRPKIVAFCCNWCSYAGADLAGSSRLAYPADVKIIRVPCSCRVNPMFILRAFEKGADGVILCGCHPGDCHYSTGNYYARRRMTLLFSMLDYIGVENGRTRVEWVSAAEGVKFSTTMNEFVEKVRSLGRNVRLEDLRCRS
- a CDS encoding CoB--CoM heterodisulfide reductase iron-sulfur subunit A family protein, which gives rise to MQRIGVFVCHCGSNIAATVDVKKVVEMAKMEPGVVHAEDYQYMCSEAGQSKIAEAIKNEKLTGLVVCSCSPRMHETTFRKAAERAGLNPYMVEVANIREHCSWIHKDMGEATKKAVILARAAIAKVNLNASLKPGESLVTKRALVIGGGIAGIQTALDIAEAGYEVDIVEKTPSIGGRMSQLDKTFPTLDCSACILTPKMVEASAHEKINIYTYSEVEKVSGFVGDFAVVIRKKARSVDMDKCTGCGVCQEKCPSKKNSNEFNRGLNTRSAIYTPFAQAIPNVPVIDRENCIKFKTGKCGVCAKVCQAGAIDYEQKDEIVTEKYGAIVVATGFDTIKLDNYDEYAYNQSKDVITSLELERIMNAAGPTKGHLERMSDGKAPKNMVFIQCVGSRCADKRGKSYCSKICCMYTAKHAMLIRDKYPDVNVSVFYIDVRTPGKNFDEFYRRAVEEYGVNYIKGQVGKVAPQPNGQLLVQGVDLIDNKQILMEADMVVLATAIEPDPSVRKIATMLTASIDTNNFLTEAHPKLRPVESPTAGIFLSGVCQGPKDIPETVSQAGAAAVKAIGLLAKDKLMTNPCTAKSDELLCNGCSTCANVCPYGAITYEEKEVNDHGIRETRRIAVVNNALCQGCGACTVACPSGAMDLQGFSNRQIIAEVDAICR
- a CDS encoding 4Fe-4S dicluster domain-containing protein — its product is MNTPKKQAEMIKEISGVNPLKCMKCGKCSASCPSYNEMDIKPHQFVSYVQNEDIESLVNAKSLWKCLSCFACVERCPRDVKPGKLIDAARQLVVREKGGDYLTADEIPELLDPELPQQLLVSASRRYRR
- a CDS encoding CoB--CoM heterodisulfide reductase iron-sulfur subunit B family protein; this translates as MKYSYYPGCTLKTKAVELDAYARASARALGFELEEIENWQCCGGVYPLGTDEIATKLSSVRALNEAKEKGQDLVTLCSACHHVIKRVNHDMKNVDDIRTRANNYMQLEEPYAGETTVIHFLEVLRDRIGFDTLKEKVTAPLTGKKIGAYYGCLLLRPSRLLEFDDPENPAIIEDFIRAIGAEPVIYPYRNECCGGYISLKEKEMSKTMSDKIMESASGFGADMLITACPLCRYNLNKSTNSSKLPVFYFTELLAEALGVKEEVAKA